Proteins encoded by one window of Musa acuminata AAA Group cultivar baxijiao chromosome BXJ2-9, Cavendish_Baxijiao_AAA, whole genome shotgun sequence:
- the LOC135621918 gene encoding MLO-like protein 6: MAGGGGDGSSSRSLVETPTWAVAAVCLVLVILSIIIEQIIHRIGKWLRKHHKSALYEALEKIKSELMLLGFISLLLTVSQNLISEICVSESVGNSWHPCKASEEAVIAGDDEHRSEDSNENNNGRRLLRFRRILVGGGSTDKCSAKGKVPFISTEGINQLHIFIFALAVSHILYCVVTMALGRLKMRRWKSWELETETAEYQFSHDPDRFRFARDTSFGRRHLNFWSKSHVLVWIVCFIRQFVSSVSKVDYLTLRHGFIIAHLAPQSSSKFNFQKYIKRSLEEDFKVVVGISPTIWFIAVCFLLFNTHGWRSSLWLPFIPLIIVLMVGTKLQVIITKMAIQIMERGDVVKGVPVVRPGDKLFWFNRPGLLLFLIHFVLFQNAFQLAFFAWSWYEFGYPSCFHKSIEDIVIRISMGVLIQVLCSYVTLPLYALVTQMGSNLKPTIFNERVATALRKWHHTARKRLKENRRSASVTPSLSTSRPATPTHRLSPLHVLQYHHNEAESLQNSPKKFTMDDDQYDPEELTPPPHHSFDESFSHYRKPATSKGLMKEEQEMKEYGGSSELQMTHETDGHVSSVISVDFSFDKRQR; the protein is encoded by the exons ATGGCCGGCGGTGGTGGTGATGGCAGTAGTAGTCGATCGTTGGTGGAGACTCCGACGTGGGCAGTCGCCGCAGTTTGCTTGGTTCTTGTCATCCTCTCGATCATCATCGAGCAAATCATCCACCGTATTGGCAAG TGGTTAAGAAAGCATCACAAAAGCGCACTATATGAAGCACTAGAAAAGATCAAATCTG AATTGATGCTGCTGGGCTTCATATCCTTGCTTCTTACTGTGAGCCAAAACCTCATATCAGAGATATGTGTGTCCGAGAGTGTTGGCAATTCATGGCACCCATGTAAGGCCTCGGAAGAGGCTGTCATCGCAGGCGATGACGAGCACCGGTCCGAGGATTCAAACGAAAACAACAACGGACGAAGGCTTCTGCGATTCCGACGCATTTTAGTTGGAGGAGGGTCAACAGACAAATGTTCAGCCAAG GGAAAAGTTCCTTTCATTTCCACCGAAGGCATCAATCAGCTTCACATTTTCATTTTCGCCTTGGCCGTCTCCCACATCCTTTACTGCGTGGTCACCATGGCTCTGGGTAGACTGAAG ATGAGAAGGTGGAAATCATGGGAATTAGAGACTGAAACAGCCGAATACCAATTCTCTCATG ATCCTGACAGGTTTAGATTTGCAAGGGATACATCATTTGGCCGTCGGCACTTGAATTTCTGGAGCAAGTCGCATGTTCTCGTCTGGATT GTCTGCTTTATCAGACAATTTGTGAGCTCAGTTTCTAAAGTTGATTATTTGACGCTTCGACATGGGTTCATCATA GCACACTTGGCGCCGCAAAGTTCAAGCAAGTTTAACTTTCAGAAGTATATAAAGCGGTCGCTTGAAGAGGATTTTAAAGTTGTAGTTGGGATAAG CCCCACAATATGGTTCATTGCAGTATGCTTCCTGCTATTTAATACACATG GTTGGCGTTCCTCTTTATGGCTGCCATTTATCCCTTTGATT ATAGTTCTCATGGTTGGAACAAAACTTCAAGTCATAATTACAAAGATGGCTATACAAATTATGGAACGTGGGGATGTTGTTAAGGGTGTCCCAGTTGTTCGTCCTGGAGACAAACTCTTCTGGTTCAACCGCCCAGGCCTTCTACTCTTTCTAATTCATTTTGTCCTATTTCAG AATGCATTTCAGCTCGCCTTCTTTGCCTGGAGTTGg TATGAGTTTGGCTACCCTTCATGCTTCCACAAAAGTATAGAAGACATAGTTATTCGAATCTCCATGGG TGTTCTCATACAGGTCCTATGTAGCTATGTTACACTACCTCTCTATGCACTGGTAACACAG ATGGGGTCTAATCTGAAGCCTACCATCTTTAATGAGAGAGTAGCAACTGCTCTAAGAAAGTGGCATCACACTGCAAGGAAGCGCTTGAAAGAGAACAGGAGGTCTGCAAGTGTGACGCCTTCTTTGTCTACAAGCAGGCCAGCTACTCCAACCCATCGCTTATCACCACTTCACGTCTTACAGTATCATCATAATGAGGCAGAGAGTCTGCAAAACTCTCCCAAGAAATTCACCATGGACGATGACCAATATGATCCCGAGGAGTTGACCCCACCACCCCATCATTCATTTGACGAATCATTTTCCCACTACAGAAAGCCCGCAACATCAAAAGGATTAATGAAAGAAGAACAAGAGATGAAAGAATATGGAGGTTCATCAGAGCTGCAAATGACACATGAGACTGATGGTCATGTAAGCAGTGTGATCTCCGTTGATTTTTCATTTGACAAAAGACAAAGATGA